The nucleotide window TTCATTGTACCATTATTCATATCTCCTTGAATGCTTGCCTTATCACCATTTTGTTTTTCATAGCTTGCCGTAAAGGTTCCTGTATTATTTGATGAAGGATTAGCATTCATGGACGTCAAATTGTATCCTCGATCCGATAATTCCTGATTTGCCTTTTGGAAGTCCTGGGAAGCTGCAATTTGCTGCTGGAACTGCTGCTGCGTTTCTTGCTGTTGTTGTACCTGCTTTTGCATCTGCTCTTTTAGTGCTGAAGTATCCTGGTCCGGTTGACTGTTTTGTGCAGCCTGCTGGGGGGTTTGCGCTGAAGATTGCTGATTGGCCATCTGTTGCATCATTTGCTGCATTTGCTGTTCTTGTTGTGCCATTTGCTGTTCTTGTTGTGCAAACGGGTCCGTTGTTTGCTGTGTGGAGGATGCTTCCTGTGAAGAACTCTGCATCGGATTGGCCTGATTTTGTTTATCGGATTCATTTTCAACAAAGTGTATGGCGATATTACCAAGATTGACAACTTTGCTTCCGTTATCATCGTAATTGAAATTGAGTGATACATTCAAAGTTTCAGGCTTATCGCTGCTACCGAACCCAAGATTAACCGTGGAATTGCCTTTGTTTACCTGGAGGCTCGTTGATTTGGAATTGGAGCTTGAAAAGTGAACCGATCCGCTGTTAATTTCCTGTGTGATTGTGTATCCCAGGATGCCGTTTATATCATTATTACCTGAATTAGAAATATTAAGAGGAATATAGGCTTGTTCTCCGACCAGGAAATAATAATCTTTTTGAGGAATTGAAAATGTTATATTCCCTTCGGCATAAGCTACAGGTGCCAGTAGCAAGAAAAGTGAAAAAATGGCAATGGATTTTCTTATCATTGCAGTATCCTTCCTTTTCCGTATCTATAATATATCTGGATAAGTAATGCCAGAAGCGCTGCAAAGAAGAACCAGTCTTTGATGTTTGTTTCTTCTTTCTCTCTTTTTATGTTCTCGCTGATGTTCTTGTAAATTTCATCCAGTGTTTTGTCATCGACAGATTTGAAATATTTTCCTCCGGTATCATTTGCAATGGCCTGCAGTGTAGCTTCATCAAGTTCTGCATACTGAGGGTTCCCAAACCAGTCGTACCCAAGTAACACATTATTGTTTGAACCCATACCGATAGTGTAGACCTGAATGTTGTTAGCTTTCGCATACCGGATCGCTTCATCAGGGCTAATATAACCTGCATTACTCACACCGTCACTTAACAATATGATTACTTTTTTCTTGTTCGGAATGGAAGAAGCCATGTCAATCCCAAGGCTAAGCCCATCCCCTATAGCAGTGCTGCCTTCTTTCGGTGCAATATTGCGAAGTTTTTCAATTACTTTATCTTTATCAGGACTCAAATAAGCTGCAGTGGTAGCTCCGGACTCAAAAGTAACAATTCCCGCATAATCCTTACTTTTAAGAGAATTAATCAGTATTTCAGCCGAGGATTTCGCTGCTTCCAGCCTTGATGGGGTGTAATCCTGGGCCTGCATACTTCCTGAAACATCCATTACCAGTACAACATTTACTCCTTCTTTGGTCTGTTCCAGAGGGATATGAGGATTTGCAAAACCTATTATCATCAAGCCGATGGCTACCAGCGACAGATAAAAAAGATGTACATCTCTTTTTGACTTTTTAGTGTCACCTAATGCGGATTTGATAAAGGCGAGGTTACTGAATTTTATCGCTTCGTTCTTTTTCCGTATCCTGGCCTTTTTATGAAAATAATAAATAAGAGGAATTATCAGCAAGAATGCAAGAATATAAGGAGAGTCAAAACCTGTCATTATCTTATCTCCTTACTTTTCTGGTCCTGAAGAATTTCTTAAGTGCGATTTCATATGGTTCATCCGTAACAAGGTCAACCATGTCGACCTTCATTTTTCTGAATAGTTTTTGTAAGGATTCATTATGTTCCATGACAAGTTCTGCATAGCGTATCCTGAACTCTTCGTTGGAAGTATCTACCAGAAGTTGCTCACCGGTTTCTTCATCTTCCAGTTCGATAAAACCAACGTCAGGAAGTTCATGTTCACGCTTGTCAGTTACTCTTAATGCTACGATATCATGCCTGTTTTTCATCACTTTAAGAGGTTTTGAAAAGTCATCAGAACAAAAATCCGAGATTACAAAAACGATACTTCTTCTTTTGAGCAGCATAGCAATGGCTTCCATACTGTTCATGATGTCTGTTCTTTTTGCAACAGGTTCATAAGAAATCAATGTGCTGAGCAATTTAAGAACATGTTTCCTGCCTTTTCTGGCCGGGATGTACTTTTCAATCCCTTCGGTAAAAATAAAAAGCCCGACATTATCATTATTTTCCATAGCTGCAAACATCAAGCTTGCTGCTATATCTATTGCTTTTTGCTTTTTTGTGATGTTACTTCCGAAACTTCCGGAAGCCGACATATCTATAGCAAAATATACACGCAGGTCTCTTTCTTCAACAAACTCTTTAATAAAAGGACGATTGAACCTTGCAGTAACCTTCCAGTCAATTGCACGGACATCGTCACCTGCCCTGTATTCTCTGATCTCGGAAAAATCGATACCCTGACCCTTGAACACAGAATGATAGTTTCCAGTGATCAGTCCCTCTACCTGTTGTTTTGTGCTGATCTCTATACGCTTTACTTGCTGAATAACTTCTTTTGCACGCTGCATATAGCACACAACCCGATGTGATTTGTAAAATATGTGATTTGTAAACTATGTGATTCGTAAACTATGTGATTAGTAGACTATGTGATTCGTAGACTATGTGATTCGTAGACTATGTGATTTATAGACTTTTTCACTAGCGGAAAATTTGCAGATTAGTCCTTCTTCAGATTAGTCCTTTTTCACTGGTGAAAATCTTGATTTTGTCGCTCTTTGGTCACTCTTTGGTTGCTCTATGGTCGTTTAAGGCACTTTTACTTTGTTCAGTATCTGTGCAATTATCCGGTCGCTGGTGACCTCTTCAACTTCCGCCTCGTAGTTAAGAAGTATACGATGCCGAAGCACATTGTATGCAACAGCTTTCACGTCTTCAGGAATCACATATCCTCTTCCGTCAAGCATTGCATGTGCTTTTGCAGCAAGTATAAGCCATAAGGATGCACGTGGAGAAGCTCCGTATTCTATGTACCCTTCGGCGTCAACACCATAAGCCTGCGGGTGTCTTGTTGCATCCACAACCTGTGCCACATAGTCTTTGATCTTTCTGTCAGCGTATATTAGGGGATTGAAATCCTGAATCTCAATAATCTGTCCGGACGTTAGTATCTTCGATATATGCGGCTGTATACCCTGAGTAAACCTCTCAATGATCTCAATTTCATTGTCCTTTGTAGGATAATCAATAAGAAGTTTAAACATGAACCTGTCTACCTGTGCTTCAGGCAGCTTATAGGTACCTTCTGACTCTATAGGATTCTGTGTTGCCATTACAAGGAAAGGACGCTCGAGTTTGAAGGTTTCTCCCTGTATACTTACCTGTCTTTCCTGCATCGCTTCCAAAAGTGCTGACTGGACCTTTGGAGGAGCACGGTTTATCTCGTCGGCAAGGATAAAGTTAGCAAAAATCGGGCCTTTAAGTGTAAAAAAGGAAGCTTCATTGTGGTTGTAGATTTTGGTACCTGTTATATCTGCAGGCAACAAGTCAGGTGTGAATTGAAGTCTCACAAACTCACAGTCAAGGCATTCTGCCATTGTCCTGGCCATAAGGGTCTTTGCAAGTCCGGGAACCCCTTCAAGTAGAATATGACCCTGAGAGATCAATGCTATAAGCATATTGTCAATAATGTCGTCCTGTCCGATTATCGTGTTTTTGATTTCAACTCTTAGTTTTGAAATCTGCTCGGAATAATAGCTCGCTCTTTCATTGAGCTTCTGAATGTTTTCGTCCATTTACCCACCTGCGGTGAAGAATAGCTAATAGCATAACAAATCTATATAAAATGTTAAATTAGAAAGTCAAAAAAATTTTGGTACAACAATCGAATTACACATGTTTATGAATTATTTTGACATACGATATACTATAATGTGTATTTATATTTGTTATAAAATGTCCAGATATCCCATAAAACATAACAAACTATTATGATTTTTTATTATATGTATAAAGTATAAAAACCTTTTATGAAAAGTTTTTGCGAAAAACTTTTATAATTTTATGATGAAGTATTATATAGAAAATTAATAAGACAGATGTTGACAGGACAGATTTTGATAGGATATATTCCGATAAGAAAGATTTTGATAAGAAAGATTTTGATAAGAAAGATTTCGATAAGACAGATTTTTCGATAAGACAGATTTTGTAGGACAGATTTAAATTGGGAAATGAAACCACTCACTTGAACTCTTCTCCTGCGAGCCTGCAGGAAAACAAAATTCTTAAGGCCCGAGCCAGCCTTCTTTTCGATAGGGAGACACTTAAACTTGTATCAGCAGTTGGTATTATATTTGCAGTTGGTATTTTCGCAGAAACTGCCTCTACGCTTCTATGGGTACATGCTCCAGACGGCCCTTTTTTAATTTTTTTAATTGTATTTTTATTTTCAGGCCTTATCTGGTTACTTATTCCTCTTTCAATATTATTTTATAATTATCCCAGTACCGTTGAAGTAATATCTGAAAAAATCATAATCAAGAAACCCATGCGTAATCCCGTTGTGATCGAAAAAACAGATATCATGGAGATCTCAATAACAGAGAGTAAAATTCATTCTCTACGCTGGGTGGTCCGCTTAACGTATATTATTTTGTTAGTATTTTTCCTTAAAGATACGGTAACGAAAGCTTTACAAGATCTGCAAAAAGAATTTCCATACTATATTGTACTCAACCTGTTTCTGATGAATTTTATTTTAGTAGCATTTTTAATTGTGCAACTTTATAAATTCGAGCTTATGGCACCTTACCAGCAGATGGTTAGCGTTACTACGTACTCAAATCTGAAACTTAAGTTCTTCACTGATAACCCTGAAGAGCTTACAGGTCTTCTTAAAACATAAACTTAACAAGAAAGTTTCGATAATGAGAGAAAGGATAAGTTTGTAGGCATAGGAATCACGCAGCACCTTGTTGATCCTTAGGAGTAGTTAAATTTCTGTTTTAAATCCAAATTAAAACTTTCTCCACGTCCGCATGCTGCGAAGCAGCAGATATCGGGCGGTCGCTGGCAGATATAGATGACAAATTTGCTAACCCTACTTTGGCATGAAAGTACAGAATAAAACTGGCTCCCCATGCTCTTTTTAATCTCTGCTCCAATCACATCTAAGCCTTGTATGGAAATTCACTGGTTAGTTTAGCTACGGCTTCGAAGAACAAAAATTAGGACAACCTTACGTCAAAAAATGTTGAGATAAAAAGTACTTTCATTTGTTTGTGCCTGTTATTCGAAGAATATCATGTGTGCTTAGTCAGAAAGTACAGGATACTGTAATATATTTAACAATAGATTTTCCAGCTAGATAATTACTATGTAGTCGCTTGAAATTGTTTATTGTTTTCGAGTTTTGAAGTTATGATTGTTGAAATTTGTAACTGGTGGCTTGCTCGAAAAAAAGAAAAAGCTTTTAGAGTTGAAGTTTAAAGTAAAGGAGAAATCGAACGTTTTTCAATTCATTTCTGTGTATAAATGAGGCAGAAAAATGACGAAAAGAAAGGATATAAGGCTTACTAGAGTTAGAAATCTTATTAAAGAGGCTTGTGAAAATAATGTTAATATACTTGACTTATCCCATAACCAGCTAACTCAACTGCCACCTGAAATTAAAGAAATCGATACCCTGAAAAAACTCAATCTTTCATACAATCAGTTTTCATATTTTTCATCTGATATTGCAGAACTTAACAACCTTACAGTCCTTGATTTATCTCACAACCAACTAACAGAACTACCACTTGAAATTACAAAACTAAATAGCCTTACAACACTTGATTTGTCTTACAATCAATTGATTCAAATACCATCTAAAATTTCGAAACTCATCAATCTTAAAAAACTTAATTTGTCATATAACCAGTTTTCATATTATTTTTCATTTAAAATTGAAGGACTTAAAAACCTTACAACACTGGATATATCTCATAACCATCTTTCAGAACTGTCACATGAAATTACAAAACTTGACAACCTAAGTGAAATTTATTTATCTAATAACCAACTAACTCACCTGCCACTTGAGATTGAAAAAATCAAAATTCTTAAAAAACTTGATTTATCTCATAACCAGTTGACCAAATTATCTTCTGAAATTACAAAACTTAATAATCTTGTTACACTTGATTTATCCCATAACCAACTGACTCAACTGCCACCTGAAATTAAAGAACTTAAGAATCTTACAGCACTTGGCTTATATGGAAATCAACTGACTGAACTACCACTTGAAATTACAGAACTTCACAACCTTAAGACACTTGACTTATCAGGAAACCCTTTAACTGTACCTCCTCCTGAAATCGTCTCAATGGGTTTAGAAGCAATTTTTGCTTACCTAAAACAGTCAAAAACCACAGAACATAATGAAGCAAAATTAATATTGGTTGGTAATGGGGAAGTTGGAAAAACATGTCTAGCTAATAGATTAATTACAGATAAATTTGTGGAAGGTATGATCACCGAAGGAATTAACATATCTAGGTGGTTCGTTTCTGCACCATCTTCAGAAAATAGTAAAATCAAGCTAAACATATGGGATTTTGGGGGACAGGAAATTTATCATGCGACTCACCAGTTTTTCTTGACAAAAAGATCAGTTTATCTACTTGTATGGAATGCAAGGAAAACAAAGGACTATGATCACATTTACTATTGGTTGCATACAATTGAAGCTTTTGGAGAGGATAGTCCAATAATTCTTGTAATGAGTAAAATGAATGAAAGCGATGATGACCTGAACCTTAAAGATTTAAAAAGCAAGTTCCCTCAAATTACAGGATATTTAAAAATTGACAGTGAAGATGGTAAAGGAATCTCTGCTTTAAAAGATAAAATCCGTGAAACTGCATGGAGTCTTCCACTAATGAGAGTACAGTGGGTAGATTCATGGTATAAAGTGCGGGAAAAACTTGAAAAGCTCGAAAAATATTGGATTACATATGATGAATTTCATACAATATGTGTTTCAGAGGGTTTAGATGAGACAAACATTAGTATATTGGACGAATACTTGCATGAACTCGGAGTAACTCTTAGTTTTAAAGATAGAATCGCGTTAAAAAACATTGTGATTTTAAAACCTGAATGGGCTACAGAAGCATTTTATCGGATATTGTCTACAAAATCTGTTTTCCATCGTGAGGGAGTACTACTACATAGCGAGTTAGACCAGATATGGGACAACGAAACGTATCCAAAAAAGATTTATCCCCAGCTCATGGAGTTAATGAATAAATTTGAGCTTTCATATGAACTTCCAGATAAAAAAAGCTATCTAGTTGCTGAGCTTTTACCAAAAAATGCACCTGATTTTGAGTGGGATGAGAAAGATAACCTTTACTTCTATTATTGTTATGAATACTTTTTGCCTCCGGGCATAATTCCTCGCTTTATAGTCCGCATGCATCAAGACATTGAGAAAAAAGAAAATGGTATGCCTCTCTGCTGGAGAGAAGGAGCAGTATTAAAACTCCAAAATTCGCGTGCTCTTGTAGAGATGAAGTCCGATGAAAGGCAAATTGAGATAAGAGTAAAAGGTGATAATAAAAGAGGAGCTCTCGGAGCAATTTGTAACCAGCTTGACCAAATAAACGATTCTATAAAAAAAATAAATGTGACTAAACAAATCCCTTGTAATTGTTCAAAAAATTGTCTTGAGAGATACTCCTTTGAAAAGTTGTTAAAAGCTGAAATGAAAGAAGAAGAGACAATTCAATGCCATGAAAGCTATATACATGTGCCAGTTTCATCATTATTAGATGGTTACAAAAGAAGAGAAGAAAGGTTTAAAGAATATGAAAAATTATTCGGTAAAGTACCTTTTTTTATAGTAAACCAAGCACTAGCTAACTCAGAAGCAAACCCAAACATTAAAGTCAAACAAAAGACACGTACCAAACAGAAAACAAGTGTAAAACAAAAGACAAATGTCAAGCAAAGGACAAATGTGAATGTAAATTTAGAAATAGAGCTACCGCAAATTCAAACCGATTTTGATAACTTAAGAAGGGAAATTATAAAATATAACCCAGAACTTAAAGATGAAATGGATGAAACTCAGGATAGTTTAGATGAAGTAAGCTCAGACGATGAAAAAGAGAGACTGACTAAGCCGTTTAATAAACTACGTAGATTTCTCGTTAAATTGGGTGACCCTGACTCTGATTATAACAAAATAATTACAGGAACTCAAAAAGGCACAGAACTTGCGCAAAAGGTTGTAGAAACATTTAACAAAGTTGCTCCTATGCTTGGAATACTTTCACTACATGGATTACATTAAGTTCAGACTGTTTTCTTTGGAAAACGAGCCTTGAACTCTTTCCGGTTTTAAAGCTCTGTTGCCAAATAAAAATAGAAGTATAAGTTAACTAGATAAAAGCATTTTTTGAAATAGGACTTACGCATTTGAGGTACAAAATTAAGTACAGAAAACACTGTGGATTAAAGTCACATTTCAGACAATAAACGGTCTGATTATGTTGATTTTTCAGTTTAACTGCGTAAGCCCTATAAAATCAAAGTTGCGCTAGCACACCCCATTGCTTGCATCGGGGTATGTTTGCGCCACCGCTCGAAAATTCTGTTAAAGGAAATAGTAATCCTAAGCGGTTAGTTTGAGCAGAAGTTAACAACCGAAAAATGGAATTGAGAAATTTATAATCATCAACAGTTACTGGGGAAGTTTTCATCCCCGCAGCAAGCTAGCGGGGTATTCGACTGAAATAAAGAGACATAATCTTGAGTTATGGGATGAGCTCCATTTTACTATTGTTCCTAATTATTTTTCTTATAGCTCTAAGTCAATAAAGCTCTTTTTCTCACTAGAAAAACTGGATGAAACTTTAGGTATATCTCTATAGGTTTTCCTAAAGCTGAGTTCTTTGTCCGGTCTTTCCCTGCGGGCAGGGTAGCAAAAAGAAGTATTTTTCTTTAATCCTCCCTATATTTGGTACATATTGACTGAATAAATTGGTAAAAGACGAAGTTAAGACGGAGCGGAAGGGAAGGCTTGCCTTCCCTCCTTTCAAAATTTAGTTTATTTGTATCTTTCTAATGAGAAAAAGAGGTCTGTTAGCTGTTTTAATATCTTGTACATTAATAAAGTTGGGTTATGGAATTATAGCGATGGGATACATTGGAAAGTAGATATAATAACTTTCAATTATCAGTTTAAATACTTTAATTAAATAGATGTATCGTTAACTGATAATTAGAAATAATCCACTTCAAATTAACTGCTCAATAATATCTTCTCTGTCTTTCATACTAAATGAGCTAAATAAGCTTTAATTTTGGTATTATGTAAAATCTGACGAAATCAAGGCTAAAAGCGTATTTAAAATGAAGAAGGTAACGTAAAACGCATAAGTATCTAAATGAATAAAAAATCTATAAATAGTTTTATGAGATTCTTTCATTAAGGTGTTTATTGTGGCGAAGTTATCTAATGTTTTTATTTCTGGTGGTCAACCTACTGTAACATATAATCCAAGAGCACAACTTCATCTAGAAGACAAACTTGATGAATATTTAGATATGGGACATAAAATTTTAGCGATAACTGGTCCAACTAAAAGTGGAAAAACAGTATTAGTTCGCTCAAAGATAAATTTGGAAAAAAGTTGCTGGGTTTCTGGTGGTCAAATAAGCACTGAAAACGATTTCTGGGAAACCGTAATTGAAAAATATGAAGGATATACGGATTATTCAAAGACTGAAAGTGATTCTACAGAACTTAGTGACGAGTCTGGTGTAGATAGTGGATTCGATGTAAAGTTATTAAAAATGAATGGAAAAACTTCCTCAACAGAAACTTTTTCAACAGAAAAAAGTATTTCTCGATCCAGAAAATTGTCTACAAAAGCAATATCAACTAGACTTTTAATTGAGAATCTAAATAATCCAATAATTATCGATGACTTCCATTATATTGATCAAGAAGTTCAGACAAAAATTATTAGATACTTAAAAGATCTAATCTTTGATGGATTAAGAGTAATCATTATCTCGGTTCCCCATAGGGCATATGATGCAGTGAAAGTTGAGAGAGAAATGACTGGTCGATTAATCCAAATGGAGATACCTATTTGGGAAAAAGAGGAACTCGAATACATTATGCGACTAGGTTTTGAGGAGTTAAATCTTGTAGTTCCACAAGAGTTAATTGATTCTTTTGCAAAAGAGAGTTTTGGTAGTCCACATTTGACTCAAGATTTTTGTTATAAATTCTGCAGCAGAAATTGTATTAGAGAAACATTAGAAACTGAAACTTCCTTAGAAAAACTAAATAATGAATCTATATTTTTCAGAGAAATGGCATCAGATACTTCAAAAGTTGCTTTCGATCGCCTTTCGAGGGGTCCTCGACAGAGAACGGATAGAAAGGAAAGAACTTTTGTAGATGGAACTAAAGGTGACATCTATCAAGCAATACTTTTAGCTATAGCAAAAACTGGACCTAAGACTTCTCTTACGTATGAGGAAATAAGAAATGCACTAAGGAATATACTTGAAGATCAGGTTCCAGAAGCACATGAAATTACAAGAGTCCTTGATATGATGACGGAAATTTCCAAAACACATATTGAGGGGGAACCTGTTGTTGACTATGATAAAGAATTAAGTACATTATATATATCTGATCCATTTTTTGCTTATTACTTGAGATGGGGAACAAACATTCCCAAATTATATGATTAACTTTTCAATTTTTGCTTTTCATTTTTGAATTAGGTATATTACCCAAAAGTCATAAATACTGCCCGATATCTGCTGCTTTGCAGCATGCGGGCGTTGAGAAAGTTTTTAAATAATTTGAATAAGGTACTTTAGGGCAGATATCTGAATTTATAGGCACTGTGTAGTCTACGAAGGATGAACACTTTATAAACTCGAGCATGAGTTCAAGTTCCACGTTTGAAGATGAGTTCAACCCTGTATCATTTTTCCTATCAATTTTTCCTGAGTTTCCATCCTCCGTAAAGGCAGGTTAAGCTTCCCAATAATCCAAAACCTGGAGTAGAGTTATTTTTGCTTGGTTTATCCTCAGTATCAGATTCAGAATCACTATTGTTTGAATTGTTAGATTCTTTCATGGAGTCTTCTTCAGATGTTGTAAAAACAACCGGAACATTGGTAATATTTTGTTTTCTTGCTTCTTCGTCAATGACCGGATAAATCTCTCTAATTATAGTGTTCTTTTCTTCGGAAGATAAAGTATCGTTAATTACTATTTCCAGCCTTATCCTTGCCCCATAAGTTATTATCTGACCTTTTTCCACATATGGCGTAATTTTTTCCTGGATGCGATCGGTAATCGTATACAGCTTTCCCTGCCATAGGTATATCTCATTCGGGTCTTTTAACAAAGGAATTTTTCCATAGGCTGCAATTGTTTTATTCAAGGGCATGGTAGGTCTGTGCTCCATATCGCCTTCAAGAGTATCGATATCCGATTCGGACAGATTCTCCGTATTTTCTCCAAGCCAGTACCAGCGGTTAATGCCTTCCAGGTAAATTTTCTCCCAATAAGTTCCGTAACCAAACTCGACCGGGATATCCTGGACGCCCATCTCTTTTGCAGAATCGTTTATTAGAGCGTATATTTCATTCATCAAAGGCTCATCAACACTGCCGTACTTGAATAAAATTACAAAGTATCCTCTGGAATTAGTCCCGCATGACATTACTTCTCCATGAGGATACATGTACTTTGAGGCAACTGTGTCTTTTATCCTGTTATTGAGTTCTTCAAGAGTAGAGTTCCAGTTTTCTTTCTGTTCTTCAGTTTCCAGTACAGGAAGTTTGCCATATCTGCTAATTACTGTATTCCCCAGTGAGTAAAGTCCAAAAAAGTAAGAATAGTAATCATAATTTACATTAGTTACGTCATAATTCAGGTAATTATCCAATGTCACTGGCACACTAATACAAATTCCTTTACTAGCCATTTCTTGTTCTATGGATTTAGTAAACTGATCGCTTGCCTGCCAGCCTTTTAAATTCTCTTCCACCCCGTTCTTTAATCGTCGGTCAAAAACCGACCAAGTTCCAGGCTCTGTTTCAGTTGCAGGTCTATCAGGTATCACTTCAAGAGTATATAAGTCTACAAATATCCGATGCTCATTTCCTGAAGCTCTGTCTTTTATTAC belongs to Methanosarcina barkeri 3 and includes:
- a CDS encoding VWA domain-containing protein, yielding MTGFDSPYILAFLLIIPLIYYFHKKARIRKKNEAIKFSNLAFIKSALGDTKKSKRDVHLFYLSLVAIGLMIIGFANPHIPLEQTKEGVNVVLVMDVSGSMQAQDYTPSRLEAAKSSAEILINSLKSKDYAGIVTFESGATTAAYLSPDKDKVIEKLRNIAPKEGSTAIGDGLSLGIDMASSIPNKKKVIILLSDGVSNAGYISPDEAIRYAKANNIQVYTIGMGSNNNVLLGYDWFGNPQYAELDEATLQAIANDTGGKYFKSVDDKTLDEIYKNISENIKREKEETNIKDWFFFAALLALLIQIYYRYGKGRILQ
- a CDS encoding DUF58 domain-containing protein translates to MQRAKEVIQQVKRIEISTKQQVEGLITGNYHSVFKGQGIDFSEIREYRAGDDVRAIDWKVTARFNRPFIKEFVEERDLRVYFAIDMSASGSFGSNITKKQKAIDIAASLMFAAMENNDNVGLFIFTEGIEKYIPARKGRKHVLKLLSTLISYEPVAKRTDIMNSMEAIAMLLKRRSIVFVISDFCSDDFSKPLKVMKNRHDIVALRVTDKREHELPDVGFIELEDEETGEQLLVDTSNEEFRIRYAELVMEHNESLQKLFRKMKVDMVDLVTDEPYEIALKKFFRTRKVRR
- a CDS encoding MoxR family ATPase, giving the protein MDENIQKLNERASYYSEQISKLRVEIKNTIIGQDDIIDNMLIALISQGHILLEGVPGLAKTLMARTMAECLDCEFVRLQFTPDLLPADITGTKIYNHNEASFFTLKGPIFANFILADEINRAPPKVQSALLEAMQERQVSIQGETFKLERPFLVMATQNPIESEGTYKLPEAQVDRFMFKLLIDYPTKDNEIEIIERFTQGIQPHISKILTSGQIIEIQDFNPLIYADRKIKDYVAQVVDATRHPQAYGVDAEGYIEYGASPRASLWLILAAKAHAMLDGRGYVIPEDVKAVAYNVLRHRILLNYEAEVEEVTSDRIIAQILNKVKVP
- a CDS encoding DUF1673 family protein, which codes for MGNETTHLNSSPASLQENKILKARASLLFDRETLKLVSAVGIIFAVGIFAETASTLLWVHAPDGPFLIFLIVFLFSGLIWLLIPLSILFYNYPSTVEVISEKIIIKKPMRNPVVIEKTDIMEISITESKIHSLRWVVRLTYIILLVFFLKDTVTKALQDLQKEFPYYIVLNLFLMNFILVAFLIVQLYKFELMAPYQQMVSVTTYSNLKLKFFTDNPEELTGLLKT
- a CDS encoding COR domain-containing protein, whose protein sequence is MTKRKDIRLTRVRNLIKEACENNVNILDLSHNQLTQLPPEIKEIDTLKKLNLSYNQFSYFSSDIAELNNLTVLDLSHNQLTELPLEITKLNSLTTLDLSYNQLIQIPSKISKLINLKKLNLSYNQFSYYFSFKIEGLKNLTTLDISHNHLSELSHEITKLDNLSEIYLSNNQLTHLPLEIEKIKILKKLDLSHNQLTKLSSEITKLNNLVTLDLSHNQLTQLPPEIKELKNLTALGLYGNQLTELPLEITELHNLKTLDLSGNPLTVPPPEIVSMGLEAIFAYLKQSKTTEHNEAKLILVGNGEVGKTCLANRLITDKFVEGMITEGINISRWFVSAPSSENSKIKLNIWDFGGQEIYHATHQFFLTKRSVYLLVWNARKTKDYDHIYYWLHTIEAFGEDSPIILVMSKMNESDDDLNLKDLKSKFPQITGYLKIDSEDGKGISALKDKIRETAWSLPLMRVQWVDSWYKVREKLEKLEKYWITYDEFHTICVSEGLDETNISILDEYLHELGVTLSFKDRIALKNIVILKPEWATEAFYRILSTKSVFHREGVLLHSELDQIWDNETYPKKIYPQLMELMNKFELSYELPDKKSYLVAELLPKNAPDFEWDEKDNLYFYYCYEYFLPPGIIPRFIVRMHQDIEKKENGMPLCWREGAVLKLQNSRALVEMKSDERQIEIRVKGDNKRGALGAICNQLDQINDSIKKINVTKQIPCNCSKNCLERYSFEKLLKAEMKEEETIQCHESYIHVPVSSLLDGYKRREERFKEYEKLFGKVPFFIVNQALANSEANPNIKVKQKTRTKQKTSVKQKTNVKQRTNVNVNLEIELPQIQTDFDNLRREIIKYNPELKDEMDETQDSLDEVSSDDEKERLTKPFNKLRRFLVKLGDPDSDYNKIITGTQKGTELAQKVVETFNKVAPMLGILSLHGLH